One window from the genome of Metabacillus flavus encodes:
- a CDS encoding alpha/beta fold hydrolase: protein MNQYELTKNDRTITYIDEGVGDPVILIHGFCGSAEYWKYVIPEMAEKHRVLAVNLRGHGGSSTVKESYGVEEMAEDIKLVMDDLKIQSASIFGHSLGGYVALAFAEKYPDSLNSFGLVHSTGFPDSEDAKLGREAGMEKIEKEGIKSFIDNLVPKLFAEQNRSGDEADFAKQIGYHTPTTGAIAALEAMKNRPDRRSILETSDVPVLLLAGEKDEVVAPEKTFTAKGPHIYQSVLNGAGHMGMLEESDAFNNVLKDFLENFVHPKPKE, encoded by the coding sequence ATGAACCAGTATGAATTAACGAAAAATGATCGGACAATTACATATATTGACGAAGGAGTAGGGGATCCTGTTATTCTCATTCACGGATTTTGCGGGAGTGCGGAATATTGGAAATACGTGATTCCTGAAATGGCTGAAAAGCATAGGGTGCTCGCGGTGAATTTAAGAGGGCACGGCGGATCGAGCACAGTGAAAGAAAGCTATGGAGTAGAGGAAATGGCGGAAGATATCAAGCTTGTTATGGATGATTTGAAGATTCAAAGTGCTTCGATTTTCGGACATTCACTCGGAGGATATGTCGCCCTGGCTTTTGCTGAAAAGTACCCGGACAGTCTTAACTCTTTTGGTCTGGTTCATTCCACGGGATTCCCGGACAGCGAAGACGCAAAACTAGGCAGGGAAGCGGGTATGGAAAAAATCGAGAAAGAGGGAATAAAATCTTTTATCGATAATTTGGTTCCAAAATTGTTTGCAGAACAAAACAGGAGTGGGGACGAAGCGGATTTCGCCAAACAAATCGGTTATCATACGCCTACTACAGGTGCGATTGCTGCCCTTGAAGCCATGAAGAACAGACCGGACAGAAGAAGCATTCTTGAAACGTCGGATGTTCCTGTACTTCTGCTTGCAGGAGAAAAGGATGAGGTCGTAGCACCGGAAAAAACCTTTACAGCTAAAGGGCCTCATATTTACCAGTCTGTCCTGAACGGAGCCGGCCATATGGGGATGCTTGAGGAGTCTGATGCTTTTAACAATGTATTAAAAGATTTTCTTGAGAATTTTGTTCATCCAAAACCGAAGGAATAA
- a CDS encoding GDSL-type esterase/lipase family protein: MKKIMILLTSALVLLAGCDQFTFKSQEPAPKKAEVKKTEKPLDEVKKADLTITGIGDSLTAGVGDDTKNGGYVGIVKNKLSGLESTNSIAVNNYAVHGNQTTDLIKKLDKKEVQNALKQSDIILLTIGGNDIMKVVKENVFNLTLQPFEREQTGYEQRLAAILLTIRQYNPDAKIVYSGLYNPFKFVLPQLSEIDLVVAKWNEAAKKLIEADGNAEFVPVADLYQEKDDGLLYKDAFHPNTQGYSLIGERVFEAIMRKDGSR, translated from the coding sequence ATGAAAAAAATAATGATTTTGCTGACGTCGGCTCTGGTCCTTCTGGCTGGATGCGATCAGTTCACCTTTAAATCACAAGAACCTGCTCCCAAAAAAGCAGAGGTAAAGAAAACGGAAAAGCCTTTAGATGAAGTGAAAAAAGCGGATTTAACGATAACAGGAATTGGTGATTCGTTGACCGCAGGTGTTGGTGATGATACGAAAAATGGCGGATACGTGGGAATCGTTAAAAATAAGTTATCCGGCCTGGAATCGACAAACAGCATAGCGGTTAACAATTATGCGGTGCATGGTAACCAGACAACGGACTTAATAAAAAAATTGGATAAAAAAGAAGTGCAGAATGCGCTGAAACAGTCGGATATCATATTATTGACCATTGGCGGAAATGACATCATGAAGGTCGTAAAGGAGAATGTTTTTAACTTGACTCTTCAGCCCTTTGAAAGAGAGCAGACTGGATATGAACAGCGTTTAGCAGCCATTTTGCTAACGATAAGGCAATATAATCCCGATGCAAAAATCGTCTACTCAGGGTTATATAATCCCTTTAAGTTTGTACTGCCGCAGCTATCTGAAATTGACCTTGTAGTCGCTAAATGGAATGAGGCAGCCAAAAAATTGATCGAGGCTGACGGAAATGCAGAATTTGTTCCAGTGGCAGACCTTTATCAAGAAAAAGATGACGGACTTCTTTATAAAGATGCGTTTCATCCAAACACTCAAGGGTATTCATTAATCGGAGAAAGAGTTTTTGAAGCGATTATGAGGAAAGATGGATCGAGATAG
- a CDS encoding aspartate aminotransferase family protein, producing MKRSYLIKPLLDEQLPEIAFGRGIFLYGADGKDYLDGSSGAITCSIGHGIKEITDAMNEQAKKVSFVYRSHFTSKAAEGLADKLAELLPGDLNWSFFVNSGSEAAETAMKMAIQYWQEKGRPSKTAVLSRWRSYHGITMGALSLSGYPERRVRFTDHLASNPDVSAPYCFRCPFQQSYPSCNLMCADDLERSIKRMGEENIAAFIAEPIVGAAGACLTPPPGYYERIRDICDRYDVLFIADEVMTGMGRTGKVLAIEHWDCLPDIVVLGKGLGAGYSPIAAAVASDKVMKPIQEGSRVIMSGHTYSGNPQSAAAALAVLKYMDKHSLAEQAARQGQQLREQLNGMQQSFPFIGEVRGIGLLIGIELLNNHDDMAPFPKQLKAGAKLVELAFRNRLILYPASAGEEGGDGDAVIIAPPLTITSQETADLLKRFRRACNHFVQWQKEA from the coding sequence GTGAAGAGAAGCTACCTGATTAAGCCTCTTTTAGATGAACAGCTGCCGGAAATTGCATTTGGGAGGGGCATTTTTTTATATGGTGCGGATGGCAAGGACTATCTGGATGGATCTTCAGGTGCGATTACGTGCAGCATTGGTCATGGGATAAAAGAGATTACAGATGCAATGAATGAACAGGCGAAGAAGGTTTCGTTTGTATACCGTTCCCATTTTACAAGCAAGGCCGCCGAGGGACTGGCGGATAAGCTTGCAGAGCTGCTGCCGGGGGATTTAAATTGGAGTTTTTTCGTAAACAGCGGGTCTGAGGCAGCGGAAACGGCAATGAAGATGGCGATACAGTATTGGCAGGAAAAGGGGAGGCCGTCTAAAACGGCTGTTTTATCACGCTGGCGGAGCTATCACGGCATTACGATGGGAGCCCTGTCACTTTCCGGATACCCTGAACGCCGGGTGAGATTTACGGACCATCTTGCTTCAAATCCGGATGTTTCTGCACCCTACTGTTTCCGCTGTCCATTTCAGCAATCCTATCCTTCTTGCAATCTCATGTGTGCGGACGATCTGGAGCGTTCAATTAAGAGAATGGGAGAGGAAAATATTGCCGCGTTTATCGCAGAACCAATCGTTGGTGCGGCTGGAGCCTGCTTAACTCCGCCTCCTGGCTATTATGAACGGATCCGGGACATTTGCGACCGGTATGATGTCCTGTTTATTGCAGATGAAGTTATGACGGGGATGGGAAGAACCGGGAAGGTCCTGGCTATTGAGCACTGGGATTGTCTGCCGGATATCGTAGTGCTTGGCAAAGGGCTGGGTGCCGGCTACAGTCCGATTGCGGCGGCGGTTGCCTCCGATAAAGTCATGAAGCCTATTCAGGAAGGGAGCCGTGTAATCATGAGCGGCCATACGTATAGCGGAAATCCTCAGTCAGCGGCAGCCGCCTTAGCCGTTCTGAAATATATGGATAAGCATAGCCTTGCTGAACAGGCAGCAAGGCAGGGCCAGCAGCTGCGGGAGCAGCTGAATGGCATGCAGCAATCCTTCCCTTTTATAGGAGAGGTGAGGGGAATCGGGCTTTTGATCGGGATTGAATTATTGAACAATCATGATGACATGGCTCCTTTTCCTAAGCAGCTGAAAGCGGGGGCCAAATTGGTTGAGCTTGCATTCAGGAATCGCCTGATTCTGTATCCAGCGAGTGCAGGAGAAGAGGGCGGGGACGGAGATGCTGTAATTATTGCTCCGCCGCTCACCATTACAAGTCAGGAAACGGCAGATTTGCTTAAGCGCTTCAGAAGAGCGTGCAATCATTTTGTTCAATGGCAAAAGGAGGCGTAA
- a CDS encoding YjcZ family sporulation protein yields the protein MYCYPGYGHGHGGYGSSFVLIVVLFILLIIVGAAYIGY from the coding sequence ATGTATTGCTACCCAGGATATGGTCATGGACACGGCGGTTATGGAAGCAGCTTCGTACTCATCGTTGTATTGTTTATCTTGCTGATTATCGTAGGAGCTGCCTATATCGGCTATTGA
- a CDS encoding MarR family winged helix-turn-helix transcriptional regulator: MNHKEELLYEMEGLLRSVFRQLRQGVNSILEKEISRNEFFILKALHCEGTLKASDLSKKLDVSASHITSMADSLVGKGLIERSRAESDRRIINIGITDAGTKKLMELEKKKTEYLFERFESLNQEELQTLVHLFKKLDTDLD, from the coding sequence TTGAACCATAAGGAAGAGCTTCTATATGAAATGGAAGGCCTGCTGCGGAGCGTATTCCGCCAGCTCCGCCAGGGTGTTAACAGCATATTGGAAAAGGAAATATCAAGGAATGAATTCTTTATTCTAAAAGCACTTCACTGCGAAGGAACGTTAAAAGCATCCGATTTATCCAAAAAGCTGGATGTATCAGCAAGCCATATTACATCTATGGCGGATTCACTCGTCGGCAAAGGATTAATCGAACGGTCCCGAGCGGAATCCGACCGCAGAATCATCAACATTGGCATAACTGATGCAGGTACAAAGAAATTAATGGAGCTGGAAAAAAAGAAAACTGAATATCTTTTTGAACGGTTCGAAAGCCTAAATCAGGAAGAGCTTCAAACGCTTGTGCATTTATTTAAAAAATTAGATACAGATTTGGATTAA
- a CDS encoding DNA alkylation repair protein yields the protein MIAPYLCPNCKTNRSRYHLLEQSPQAVKLNPQSGEIMEQYDSSSLDPFHLPYKGTSKRVQCGSCGLIEDEQSFVKFAESHPAKLQ from the coding sequence ATGATTGCTCCGTATCTTTGTCCAAATTGCAAAACAAATCGCTCAAGGTATCACCTTTTAGAACAGAGTCCTCAAGCTGTTAAATTGAATCCTCAATCAGGTGAAATTATGGAACAATATGATTCGTCCTCTCTGGATCCCTTTCATCTTCCCTATAAAGGAACGTCCAAGCGGGTCCAGTGCGGATCATGCGGATTGATTGAGGATGAACAATCCTTTGTCAAATTTGCAGAAAGCCATCCTGCAAAACTGCAATGA
- the ypmT gene encoding protein YpmT translates to MDQRKYILGSVIFLLVGLYFAGIAGIQFMDEKVEENMDIVFTNIAYSALFFCITVYMLHLKDEKLKRTDEK, encoded by the coding sequence ATGGATCAGAGAAAATACATATTAGGCAGCGTTATTTTCCTTTTGGTCGGCCTATACTTTGCAGGAATTGCGGGAATTCAATTTATGGATGAAAAAGTAGAAGAGAACATGGACATCGTGTTTACGAATATTGCATACAGTGCATTGTTTTTCTGCATTACTGTTTATATGCTTCATTTAAAAGACGAAAAATTAAAACGTACAGACGAAAAATGA
- the msrA gene encoding peptide-methionine (S)-S-oxide reductase MsrA, whose amino-acid sequence MKQTELATFAGGCFWCMVQPFDEMPGIERVVSGYTGGTMENPTYEQVCSNQTGHYEAVQITFQPDVFPYEKLLELFWQQIDPTDAGGQFFDRGESYKTAIFYHSEQQERLAEESKSKLAASGKFSRPIATEIKPASPFYPAEEYHQDYYKKNSAHYNRYKTGSGRAKFIEDHWKNDEKAEIIKTLTPMQYEVTQNNGTEPPFRNEFWDNKEEGIYVDIVSGKPLFSSTEQYDAGCGWPSFTKPIDEEEVDEKMDFTHGMVRTEVRSKSADSHLGHVFNDGPGPNGLRYCINSAALKFIPKSELAEKGYERYSVLFD is encoded by the coding sequence ATGAAACAAACAGAATTGGCAACATTTGCCGGAGGGTGCTTCTGGTGCATGGTCCAGCCTTTTGATGAGATGCCTGGAATTGAAAGGGTAGTCTCAGGCTATACGGGTGGCACGATGGAGAATCCTACCTATGAACAAGTATGCTCCAATCAGACCGGTCATTATGAGGCGGTTCAAATAACATTTCAGCCGGACGTTTTCCCTTACGAGAAACTCCTTGAACTTTTTTGGCAGCAAATCGATCCTACAGATGCAGGCGGACAGTTTTTTGACCGCGGAGAGTCTTATAAAACCGCTATATTTTATCACAGCGAGCAGCAGGAACGGCTTGCAGAAGAGTCGAAATCAAAACTCGCAGCCAGCGGAAAATTCAGCAGGCCGATTGCAACGGAAATAAAACCGGCTTCCCCATTTTACCCTGCTGAAGAATACCATCAGGATTACTATAAAAAAAATTCAGCGCACTACAACCGGTACAAAACAGGATCTGGCCGTGCAAAGTTTATTGAAGATCATTGGAAAAATGATGAAAAAGCAGAAATTATTAAGACGCTGACTCCAATGCAATACGAAGTCACGCAAAATAACGGAACAGAGCCCCCTTTCCGCAATGAGTTCTGGGACAATAAAGAAGAGGGTATATATGTGGATATCGTTTCCGGAAAACCTCTTTTCAGTTCGACAGAGCAATACGATGCCGGGTGCGGCTGGCCGAGCTTTACGAAGCCGATTGATGAAGAAGAGGTCGATGAAAAAATGGATTTTACTCACGGTATGGTGCGGACAGAGGTGCGCAGCAAATCCGCAGATTCTCATTTGGGCCATGTATTTAATGATGGACCGGGACCAAATGGACTCAGGTACTGCATTAATTCTGCAGCATTGAAGTTCATACCAAAGAGTGAATTAGCTGAAAAAGGGTACGAGCGTTACAGCGTTTTATTTGACTAA
- a CDS encoding NAD-dependent epimerase/dehydratase family protein, with product MSKRILITRANDFTGRHACQHFIEKGYEVIGTASWPSENNRDFKDFNMRLCDLTDENAVTELINQTKPDCLLHLEGIGYAGEKGTYTISNLKANMLSTILLLDALSRKNPDSKTLITVSALQAERLHLELIPHHLSKPLQTLCSLAWGKLYGLDAVIAKPSNLIGPGYSEGECAAFAKAIMNMQKNGTDRKLTIDNPIAEKDFLDVRDAMAGYEILLNFSLSGETYDVCSGKNRSIQDVAEGYKMITPFPFEIEAKEGLPAEANSMGNPARLLDIGWKPRYSFEDSLSDTLDFYLQT from the coding sequence ATGAGTAAAAGAATATTGATTACAAGAGCAAATGATTTTACAGGAAGGCATGCTTGCCAGCACTTTATTGAAAAAGGATACGAAGTAATCGGAACAGCAAGTTGGCCATCTGAAAATAACAGAGATTTTAAAGATTTCAACATGAGGCTTTGTGATTTAACAGATGAGAATGCCGTGACAGAATTAATAAACCAAACTAAACCAGACTGCCTTCTTCATTTAGAAGGGATAGGGTATGCAGGAGAAAAAGGGACATATACCATTAGTAATTTAAAAGCAAATATGCTTTCCACCATTCTTTTACTTGATGCTCTTTCAAGAAAAAATCCGGACTCAAAGACCCTCATTACCGTGTCTGCTTTGCAAGCAGAACGGCTGCATTTGGAGTTGATTCCCCATCACCTAAGTAAACCACTTCAAACGCTCTGCTCACTAGCATGGGGCAAGTTATATGGGCTTGATGCGGTAATTGCTAAACCCTCTAATTTAATAGGACCCGGATATTCAGAAGGAGAATGTGCTGCATTTGCAAAAGCGATTATGAACATGCAAAAAAACGGAACCGATAGGAAGCTTACAATTGACAATCCTATTGCTGAAAAAGATTTCTTAGATGTAAGGGATGCAATGGCGGGCTATGAAATTCTGCTGAACTTCAGTTTGTCCGGAGAAACATACGACGTTTGTTCCGGTAAAAACCGATCAATCCAGGACGTGGCAGAGGGATATAAAATGATTACCCCTTTTCCTTTTGAAATTGAAGCAAAGGAAGGCCTGCCGGCAGAAGCAAATTCAATGGGCAATCCCGCACGTTTATTAGATATTGGGTGGAAACCCCGCTATTCATTTGAGGATTCTTTGTCAGATACATTGGACTTTTACTTGCAAACTTAG
- a CDS encoding YpmS family protein, whose amino-acid sequence MKKWKWAFIILLAINAAAVAIAAFLLFAPADNNAPTQNDIKEGKAVALNVGAKKDALNQLIDHYLKEEANADQYNYKVYLDDKVYFTGAIKAFGKDIDAKITFAPVVKKDGNMRLIVEDLSIGQLDIPVSFVLNYISTSYTLPEFVHIDERNHSIDVDLTEIELSNNYRAKAEKFDLKNDEIRFDLFVPLD is encoded by the coding sequence ATGAAGAAATGGAAATGGGCGTTTATTATTTTGCTTGCAATTAATGCAGCGGCGGTCGCTATTGCCGCTTTCTTGCTTTTTGCACCGGCTGATAATAATGCTCCAACTCAAAATGATATTAAAGAGGGAAAAGCTGTGGCACTGAATGTTGGTGCCAAAAAAGATGCGCTTAACCAGCTCATCGATCATTATTTGAAGGAAGAGGCAAATGCCGATCAGTATAATTACAAAGTATATTTAGATGACAAGGTCTATTTTACAGGGGCAATTAAGGCGTTCGGCAAGGACATTGATGCGAAAATTACATTTGCTCCCGTCGTTAAGAAGGATGGAAATATGAGATTAATTGTAGAGGACCTTTCAATCGGACAACTGGATATTCCGGTATCATTTGTATTGAATTATATCAGTACATCCTATACCCTTCCCGAATTTGTCCATATTGATGAAAGAAATCATTCCATAGATGTGGATCTTACGGAGATTGAGCTGAGCAACAATTACCGTGCAAAGGCGGAAAAATTTGATTTGAAAAATGATGAAATCCGTTTTGATTTGTTTGTCCCGCTGGATTAA
- a CDS encoding MDR family MFS transporter, with protein MEHLDHRKKVTIMIAIMAAMLFAALNQTIVGTALPKIVAELGGFEYYSWVFTIFMLTSSITSVLVGKLSDIYGRKPFILIGIGVFMAGSLMAGFSQSMIQLIIFRGIQGFGGGMIMSTSFTAVGDLFSPRERGRWQGILSSVFGLASVFGPTFGGWIVDNANWQWVFWVFLPFGILAFICIMALFPSTPRKQAESIDYLGSILVTSVIVPLLLAFTWAGTTYDWTSLQIIGLFALTVLSLILFVYAEKRAKSPVLPLELFRNRIFTLSNIAGFILGVGMFGAVMYVPFFIQGVMGVSAAVSGLIMMPMTLSMVAASSITGSLITKTGKYKIYALIGLAIMAAGMFSLSLMDENTWIAVAVINNMIVGAGLGMSFPIFTLTVQNAVGHQYLGVATASSQLFRQTGGTVGVAIMGLVLNNSMHHAAKPDVPTDLPSGKLEGLMNPQALMDHAKLEKIQESVPPQYQDAISKIIDGVRNTLEAGLSNVFLICSGVILIGFALTFFLKQIPLRTSNKDESTEKDKEDQNLAVKES; from the coding sequence ATGGAACATTTAGATCACCGCAAAAAAGTGACGATTATGATTGCGATCATGGCCGCTATGCTTTTTGCCGCATTAAACCAGACGATTGTCGGTACAGCACTGCCTAAAATTGTGGCGGAACTGGGAGGCTTTGAATATTACAGCTGGGTCTTCACAATTTTCATGCTGACTTCCAGTATAACGTCTGTCCTAGTTGGAAAACTGTCTGATATTTATGGACGGAAACCTTTTATCTTAATTGGAATTGGCGTATTTATGGCCGGCTCATTAATGGCAGGATTTTCTCAATCAATGATTCAGCTTATCATCTTCAGGGGAATCCAGGGCTTCGGGGGAGGCATGATTATGTCTACTTCCTTTACAGCCGTCGGTGACCTTTTTTCACCAAGAGAACGGGGACGCTGGCAGGGAATCCTGAGCTCTGTTTTTGGATTGGCAAGTGTGTTCGGTCCAACCTTTGGAGGCTGGATCGTTGATAATGCCAATTGGCAGTGGGTTTTCTGGGTATTTCTCCCTTTTGGAATTCTCGCATTTATTTGCATCATGGCCCTATTCCCAAGTACACCTAGAAAGCAGGCAGAATCCATTGATTACTTAGGATCAATTTTGGTCACTTCGGTTATCGTTCCGCTGCTTCTGGCCTTCACATGGGCAGGAACTACGTACGATTGGACTTCCCTGCAAATCATTGGTCTTTTTGCTTTAACCGTCTTATCTCTTATTCTTTTCGTTTATGCTGAAAAGCGTGCGAAAAGCCCGGTTCTCCCATTAGAACTTTTCCGCAATAGAATCTTCACATTATCTAACATTGCCGGCTTCATTTTAGGTGTCGGAATGTTCGGAGCCGTCATGTATGTTCCTTTCTTCATTCAGGGAGTTATGGGCGTATCGGCTGCTGTTTCAGGTCTCATCATGATGCCAATGACGTTATCTATGGTCGCTGCAAGCAGCATCACCGGTTCTCTTATTACGAAAACAGGAAAATATAAAATATATGCTTTAATTGGACTGGCAATTATGGCAGCTGGAATGTTTTCATTGTCATTGATGGATGAAAACACATGGATTGCCGTAGCGGTCATCAATAATATGATTGTTGGGGCAGGCCTGGGGATGAGCTTCCCGATCTTCACTTTGACTGTTCAAAATGCAGTTGGACACCAATATCTCGGGGTGGCTACTGCCTCCTCCCAGCTGTTCCGCCAAACGGGAGGGACTGTGGGAGTTGCGATTATGGGCCTTGTCCTGAACAATAGTATGCATCACGCTGCAAAGCCTGATGTGCCGACAGACCTTCCTTCGGGCAAACTGGAGGGTCTCATGAATCCGCAAGCACTCATGGATCATGCAAAATTAGAGAAAATTCAAGAATCTGTCCCTCCGCAATATCAAGATGCCATCAGCAAAATAATTGACGGAGTTAGAAATACTCTGGAAGCAGGACTTAGCAATGTATTTCTCATTTGTTCAGGTGTCATTTTGATTGGTTTTGCATTAACCTTCTTCCTTAAACAAATTCCGCTTAGAACAAGCAACAAGGATGAGAGCACCGAAAAAGACAAGGAAGATCAGAATCTTGCTGTAAAAGAATCGTAA
- a CDS encoding DUF4397 domain-containing protein, translated as MANDQNSLWQAMVYDLYASYYKYRNPQAHIMYYQKHIQALQAAMQTRTGSGQPQGTAAIAPGMTMIRVLHASPDAPAVDVYVNRRLVLSNVSFKQISDYMQIPGGQYRFDIFPAGNQTTPVLSENFLLMPGITYTLAASGMLSKLKLIPIVDRPFVSAGETKVKFVHLSPDAPSVDAAVKNGEVLFANVSFTKATPYKSVPAGKIDLEVRIAGTDTVALNVPKVQFKSDTAYTIFALGLANGNPPLEAMMVIG; from the coding sequence ATGGCGAATGATCAGAACAGCCTCTGGCAGGCAATGGTCTATGACTTGTATGCCTCCTACTATAAATACCGGAATCCTCAAGCACATATTATGTATTATCAAAAGCACATCCAGGCTCTGCAGGCTGCCATGCAAACCCGAACAGGCTCTGGCCAGCCTCAGGGAACTGCTGCTATCGCTCCTGGCATGACCATGATCAGAGTTCTTCACGCCTCACCTGATGCTCCAGCTGTTGATGTTTATGTGAACAGACGGTTAGTGCTCTCAAATGTATCCTTTAAACAGATTAGCGATTATATGCAAATTCCGGGGGGACAGTACAGGTTTGATATATTTCCGGCAGGCAATCAAACGACACCTGTGCTATCTGAAAATTTCCTTCTGATGCCGGGAATTACGTATACGCTGGCAGCAAGCGGCATGCTTTCAAAACTAAAACTGATTCCCATTGTAGACCGCCCTTTCGTTTCGGCAGGTGAAACGAAGGTAAAATTCGTTCACTTATCTCCCGATGCCCCGTCAGTGGACGCGGCGGTTAAAAACGGAGAGGTGCTTTTTGCGAATGTCTCTTTTACTAAAGCTACCCCATACAAATCAGTGCCTGCCGGCAAGATTGACCTTGAAGTAAGAATAGCAGGAACGGATACCGTTGCCCTTAACGTTCCTAAAGTTCAATTTAAATCCGATACCGCCTACACCATTTTTGCTCTTGGGCTTGCGAACGGAAATCCTCCGCTGGAGGCAATGATGGTGATCGGCTAA
- a CDS encoding NAD(P)/FAD-dependent oxidoreductase gives MNRMYDVIIVGAGPAGIFASYELSSLMPDFKILLIDKGHDIYRRNCPILQKKIEKCPPPAGKKDFSGCLPACSITNGFGGAGAYSDGKFNITSEFGGWMTDYLPESTVIDLIKYVDQINLNHGATDTITDPLTDKVKDIERRGYAAGLKLLRAQVRHLGTEQNLEILKSIYEHLSTKIEMQFKAEVEDLITVKADGSHQVKGIILKNGEKVLADKVIVTPGRDGSTWLGSIMKKRRLSMISNQVDIGVRVETSNVVMQEINEHLYEGKFIFNTSVGTRVRTFCSNPSGHVVVENHSGTMLANGHAYKDPKLGSGNTNFALLVSHKFSEPFDQPNEYAHEVSRLANSLSSGGLIVQKYGDILKGRRSTANRIKEGFLEPTLKEAVPGDLGLALPYNTMKSLIEMTEALDKVTPGLASEHTLFYGIEAKFYSARPKLNDRFETEIGGLYVGGDGAGITRGLAQAGACGVWIARDIANKKETIKKEEIFA, from the coding sequence TTGAACCGTATGTATGACGTAATTATCGTAGGAGCCGGGCCGGCCGGCATCTTTGCTTCTTATGAACTTTCCAGCCTGATGCCGGACTTCAAAATCCTGCTGATTGATAAAGGACACGATATTTATCGGAGAAATTGTCCGATTCTTCAGAAAAAAATTGAGAAATGTCCTCCGCCTGCGGGGAAAAAGGACTTCTCTGGATGTCTCCCAGCTTGTTCAATTACAAATGGTTTTGGAGGAGCGGGAGCTTATTCAGATGGGAAATTTAACATAACAAGTGAATTCGGGGGCTGGATGACGGATTACCTTCCTGAAAGTACAGTTATTGATCTGATTAAATACGTTGACCAAATTAATTTAAACCACGGTGCGACTGATACGATAACTGATCCTCTGACAGATAAAGTGAAAGATATCGAGCGAAGAGGGTATGCAGCAGGGTTAAAACTGCTTAGAGCTCAAGTCCGCCATCTTGGAACAGAACAAAACCTGGAAATATTGAAAAGTATTTATGAACATCTTTCCACGAAAATTGAGATGCAGTTCAAAGCAGAAGTAGAAGATCTGATTACGGTCAAGGCTGACGGAAGCCATCAGGTAAAAGGGATTATACTGAAAAATGGTGAAAAAGTTTTGGCAGATAAAGTAATAGTGACCCCTGGAAGAGATGGGTCAACATGGCTTGGAAGCATCATGAAAAAGCGTCGTCTATCTATGATCAGCAATCAAGTAGATATAGGGGTACGTGTTGAAACGTCCAATGTGGTCATGCAGGAAATTAATGAGCATTTGTATGAAGGAAAATTCATCTTCAACACCTCTGTAGGAACGAGAGTCCGAACGTTTTGCAGTAATCCTTCCGGTCACGTGGTCGTTGAAAATCACTCCGGTACGATGCTTGCAAATGGACACGCCTACAAAGACCCGAAGCTTGGAAGCGGCAATACAAATTTTGCCCTGCTCGTATCCCATAAATTTTCTGAGCCGTTTGATCAGCCGAATGAATATGCCCATGAAGTTTCAAGACTTGCGAACAGCCTGTCAAGCGGCGGGTTGATTGTACAGAAATATGGAGATATTTTAAAAGGGCGGCGGTCAACGGCAAACCGGATTAAAGAAGGATTTTTAGAACCAACCCTAAAAGAAGCAGTACCTGGCGATCTAGGTCTCGCTTTGCCTTATAACACAATGAAGAGTCTGATTGAAATGACAGAAGCTCTTGATAAAGTAACACCTGGTCTTGCTTCTGAACACACCCTTTTCTATGGAATAGAAGCCAAATTTTACTCTGCCAGGCCAAAACTGAATGACAGATTTGAAACTGAAATCGGCGGTCTTTATGTAGGCGGCGACGGAGCGGGGATTACAAGAGGACTTGCACAGGCAGGGGCTTGCGGGGTATGGATTGCCCGGGATATAGCGAATAAAAAAGAAACAATTAAAAAAGAAGAAATATTTGCTTAA